A stretch of DNA from Oryza brachyantha chromosome 4, ObraRS2, whole genome shotgun sequence:
tacagtacccgccgcgctacagcaatccgatccggttgctacagtgccgcgcgctacagtaatccggttgctacagCATCGTGCGCTACAGTATCCGAtgctgctacagtgtccgaacctgtagcaaattcctttccttttctcatccagttttgatccgatttacttcccgattttttcggcgcttacacacataacatgtgaagcccgttacgattccatctcacacggtgttgctccaccatgtgccaactcgtattcaatatcacctggcatcctcgatcgtccggacctcagcttctccctgagcctagtcacgatcccaccgccattgaccgatattgacctcaagtcacctgcacaactagagacaaaccaaccgtttccgagcacagatatcgcaacctgactcacattagttacacacactcgcaccaacaccttaattgtttccaaaccaaattcaatttataaaccaaatcgcaagccaattgttcatcagaaaatattaatcatgcttatgatcttacatgTGTGTGTACAGGCTGGCCATCGTGGAGGAGCTAGCGAGCTTCGGCGCGACGGTGCACACGTGCGCCCGGAACGAGGCTGGCCTGAGAAGACGCCTGGAGGAGTGGAGCGCCAGGAAGctcgccgtctccgtctccgtctccgtctgCGACGTGTCGGTGCGCGCCGACCGGGAGGCGCTCGCCGGCAGGGTGCGCGCCATGTTCGACGGCAAGCTCGACATCCTCGTAAGCGCCAAATAACAAGAACGCATATGTGGTACGGCTGGCTTTGtgtccatcgatcgatccctGCCTTTCGCCGTACGTGTGCAAAAGCAACAAGAATGGCCACGTCTGTGCGTGCCGTATGATATGTGTGTCTCAGCTAACGGCGGATCTAGGATCCGAAGGTCGAGCGGGCTGGCCTTCTTTCTCATTCGGTCTTCCCTCTTCttatttctcccttttttttccctgccCCTCTCCTATTTTCCATATGAGATCCGTAGAGGACTCGAACCCCGCTAGCCCCCGCTAGATCAGCCCTTGGCCTCAGCCTAGCTTGCTTATGTCAATCTAATGGTGACGCGCCAACGACAGCCGTGGATCACTCTGTTCTTGGTTAAAAATTAGTCCTTGTCTAGCCATATGTTTCGAAAAGCAATTTTACaattgttgaaaaaaataccagaagatactatattttttagcataaaaTTTAACACCTTTAGTTACTTTTGTACGTTGAGGTATTAAAACCAAgcgtaaattttagtatctcgagTTACCTTCTCAACGTTTAAAATTGGCTATTTTTAACTGTTTCCGAAAAATACATATCAATGCGAAAATTTTGATGTGtcaggtacgtacgtactttTATATcgagaatgataaaattgcccTGTTCAAATTGTTTTCTCGatatattgaaatttgaaagagTATTATGATGTCTGCATTAGGTCAACAATGCTGGCATGTTCTTCCTGAAACCGGCGGTGGAGGTGACCGGCGAGGAACTGGCCTGCGTGATGGCGAGTAATCTGGAGTCATGCTTTCACCTAAGCCAGCTGATGCATCCTCTTCTCAAGTCCTCCGGGAAGGCCAGCATCGTCAACATTTCCGGCATATCATCCATCACCGGATTCCCAACTCTCCCCGTCTTTGTCTTCTCCGCTGCAAAAggtaagcttttttttttttaattaggcCTCGATCCAAAGTGCAATCTAAAATGCCTAGCTTTCAGGTGTAATTAAGTACAAAAAGTTAATATTGTGTATGGTAATCGCAGGTGCAATGAATCAAACTACCAAGAGCCTAGCTGTTGAATGGGCGAGCGATGGGATACGAGTGAACTGCATCGCGCCCGGCATCATCGATACGCCCCTTATTGACACTGTACGTCCACAACAACACCCcgcccgcccccccccccccccgaaaaaaaaacttcactcAATAATATCAAACTCTGTTTGATAGAGCCATAATTGAATTGCAGTAATCGTCATGCATTAAATGAACTATTATTAttgatattataaaaaaataaatttaaattatgagaATGTCTACTATCCTTTTATAAATTAAGTAACTAGAGATATCAAAttgtagtttaaaattttggtgccTCGAGATACGTATGTATAGATATTAGGTTTTAACCTATATAATTTGGTAACTTAAGGTAGAATTTTAAGGATCGTAAAAGAAAACTCTTTAATGATACATAGAATTGTACTCTAAGCACATATATTTGGACTCtaattgcatatttttattttttgccttaatattataatttaatggACCTAtcctaatataaaaaaaattccactcTCTAGAGCTAGGAATTAGTTGTCGTAGCTATTTTAAAGCATATTTTCTACTAAAATGTTAGATTTGTCTGAACCATAAAATAGAAATTGATAAGTTATGCATGTTTCGTGCAGTTCCACTGAGTTACTGCTAATTTGTTATCGACTGCAGTTCAAGAGCGGAGGAGATGATCCGCAATATCATGGAGTGAGTGGAACGGACTTCGTTCGAGAGGACATGGCGCGCACACCGATGCGGCGCGTAGGCAAGCCGGAGGAGGTTTCGTCACTAGTGGCATTCCTCTGTATGCCAACGGCATCTTATATCACTGGCCAAATTATCTGTGTCCACGGTGGCCCGATAATAGGCTATAAGtcaactataagcatattttaaagagataagatgggagagaaaaaaaagatggattactaatttgtagccagccgTATATGGattctaaaacaaaatatatgtatgatatgtgggaccatgtattaatgttttatagataaatattgtATGAGTTAGCTATTAAATTAGCTATAGATGAACTAGAGccagtagttgactatactattgaacttactcTTAAGAGCAAGTTAATACTCGTACAACCAACCATTGGCTATAAACTAACCAACTTAATAGTCCATTCATACGATAGTCatatactacacaattaatatatagtcCCACCTATCAGACACATATGTTTTAAAGTCCGTActacagctagctacaaatctgtagctcgctgctcctctctcttctcaccTTAAAATAcacttatagctggcttatagtctgctattgtacctgctctaaaacCAACCAGGACACCAGCTTATTAGAGCAGTACAATAGCTATAAGCCatctataagtatattttaaaaagaaaagagaggagaaagaagagatgtgtgctactaatttgtagccatatgggaccatgtattgatgttttatagctaactattatatcaattagctattaaattgactataaattaatttgagcCAGTactagttagctatactatagAACTTGCTCaaaccatattaatccacGTCACCTATGTACGTACCCTACTTTATCTTTCCTCAAAGCTGAAGCATATAAAATACGGGCTGGTTTCGAACTTATCAATGAGTTTTCTTTTCCGGTTATTAATAATAGTAAGTGTATCAAAACCAATCAAAGTGTGATCGAAGTATCATAAAACTAAGAATTTAATGGcgtatataataaaattacatgtTTAACATCAATTTTTCCCAAAGCTACAACTTATGTAACTTGAAAAGGACAATAGCAGAACTCTAAAACTATAGTTCTTTGATATATTGTTTCACAactaaatatgttgttttatgataaatccgtagttttttaagaaaattctGCGTCTCAATTATTTCTGAAATGCTTAATTTAAATGTagaacaaatgatatatatatatatatatatatatatatatatatatatatatatatatatattccttgaAAGGTAGTATCGTAATCACAcatatttagttttataaaaatatttttacaaaatgttGGTTATCGTAATATCACAcatatttagttttataaatttatttttcctcgAAAGGTCATTTCGccttttgaaggaaaaaaatgcaaaacctcatatttgtaaatgaaaaataatttgttaataaacatttatatacatattattagcGATATGAAAGCATAtaccagaaaataaactacaataaaaaaccgaaaagtaactctaaatttaaaactaaaaatataaatgagaaGTGATTttgaccggagggagtattttttaaataaattgtatGTATATGTGCTTTCAGCCGGCttaaacttgattttttttatggacaGTCATGTTTCTTGTCCACATTAAAAGCTATGATGTTGGACGTGTCTTTGGCGATGCAGCTATAATCTGAGGGTCCGTTCAAACTTCCTACTCCCTAggttataaaacaaatcaacattttagtgtttttatataatatttaactattcctcttatttaaaaaaatataattaatatttttatttttattagatgataatatatgaatagtattttatagtattttatatgtgactaatttttttaaaatttcttaatttttttaaataagatgaatgatcaaaaaCTTGACGTGAAAACCAAATGGTTACCTTTTTCCACGGACAGATGAAGTagataaggccttgtttagttcacaaattttttttccaaaaacatcacatctaatttttggacacctaaataaaacattaaatatagatgaaccaaaaaactaattgcacaattacggtagaaatcttgagacgaattttttaatcctaattagttcatgattagccataagtgctacagtaaccaatatgtgctaatgacggattaattaggctcaaaagattcgtctcgcggtttccaggctagccgtgaaattcgtttttttattggtgtccaaaaacctcttccgacatccggtcaaacatttgacgtgatacttctctaaaaaattttctcaatctaaacaccacctaagatTGCCtgttttctatgaaaattttctgtaTAAgaagtttcttttaaaaatcaaataaatttattttaacatcttaatatttagttcttaatttatcatatacATCGGCGTTacctaaggccttgtttagtcctaaaattttttttccaaaaacatcacattaaatttttagacacaagcattaaatatacataaacattaaaactaattacatagttacaggggaaatcatgagacgaatcttttaagcctaattaggacatgattagtcataagtacaacgtaaccaacatgtgctaatgacagattaattagactcaaaagattcgtctcacggtttcccgacgaaatctgaaatttctttttccattCATGTCAAAAATCCACTCTCGATATTCAATCAAACGTTCAATATCACAAAATTCTTTTTtaccaactaaacaacccTTAACATATCTATAACTCACGTTGCTCGCTGGCTTGCAAGGCAACAGTGACATGATTGGCCAACACACGCAACACGCACCCGCGATACCAAGCTGGCTCGAATTGGGGACGTGCGCtgcaccacctccgccttTCCCGTCAGTCAACCAGTCAATCTGATGTCCCGTCAACAATACAGTTTACCATTATTTCACCCCATCATGCATTtcgttttttaaaaacatcgaATCAAATATATCGGACATAcaaacatattaaaaatagtctaatcataaaataaattacagatttcgTAAACAAActgtgagacaaatcttttaagcataatcaatccgtcattaacatatgtcggttactgtagcacttatagctaatcatgtactaattagatttaaaagattAGTCTCAcggtttttttcataa
This window harbors:
- the LOC102700892 gene encoding tropinone reductase homolog At5g06060-like, giving the protein MATTRNSKQDGGRRSLAGTAALVTGGSKGIGLAIVEELASFGATVHTCARNEAGLRRRLEEWSARKLAVSVSVSVCDVSVRADREALAGRVRAMFDGKLDILVNNAGMFFLKPAVEVTGEELACVMASNLESCFHLSQLMHPLLKSSGKASIVNISGISSITGFPTLPVFVFSAAKGAMNQTTKSLAVEWASDGIRVNCIAPGIIDTPLIDTVLSGTDFVREDMARTPMRRVGKPEEVSSLVAFLCMPTASYITGQIICVHGGPIIGYKSTISIF